In Myxococcales bacterium, the following proteins share a genomic window:
- the rpsD gene encoding 30S ribosomal protein S4, whose product MSRYTGPRVKVQRALGVSLPGLSTKGIDRRPQRPGQHGYARRKVTEFGLRLMEKQKLRFYYGLSERQFSGVVQAAGRSTTATGTKLIELLERRLDNVMFRAGFFPTIPAARQAVTHGHISVNGKRVDIASFRVKLGDVIGLTKTGEAIDSITNQIATRRYAAPPWLDVVDAEKTIKVSGMPDEGSALVEIDSRLVIEYYSLRL is encoded by the coding sequence ATGAGTCGATACACTGGTCCACGGGTAAAAGTTCAACGCGCGCTCGGCGTAAGTCTGCCCGGCCTTTCCACCAAAGGCATTGATCGTCGTCCGCAGCGCCCAGGCCAACACGGCTATGCGCGTCGCAAGGTCACGGAGTTTGGCCTGCGCTTGATGGAAAAGCAAAAGCTTCGTTTCTACTACGGCCTTTCCGAGCGCCAGTTCAGTGGCGTCGTGCAAGCGGCTGGTCGTTCGACCACCGCAACCGGCACCAAGCTCATCGAATTGCTCGAGCGACGTCTCGACAACGTGATGTTCCGCGCGGGCTTTTTCCCGACCATTCCAGCCGCGCGCCAAGCGGTGACGCACGGCCACATCAGCGTCAACGGCAAGCGCGTCGACATCGCGTCGTTCCGCGTCAAGCTCGGCGACGTGATCGGCCTTACCAAGACCGGCGAAGCGATCGACAGCATCACTAACCAAATCGCCACTCGCCGCTACGCCGCGCCGCCATGGCTCGACGTCGTCGACGCCGAGAAGACCATCAAAGTCTCGGGCATGCCTGACGAAGGCTCGGCGCTGGTCGAAATCGACTCGCGGCTCGTGATCGAATACTACTCGCTGCGCCTCTAA